Proteins from a genomic interval of Bacteroidota bacterium:
- a CDS encoding NAD(P)-dependent oxidoreductase, producing MKKSILITANAPIFFINDLERLGFSVDVKNDISQEEALQIIQNYTALLIRGNIVANKEIILKAKKLKYILRPGSGLDIVDLQTAKENNIKIINSPKGNSNSVAEHAVGMLLAMLNNFNNAFEEIKNNKWNRNKNTGIEIKGKTIGIIGYGNTGSAFAQKLQSFDTKIIAYDKYKSGFSSSYIQEVNEEQIFKEADIVSYHIPLTEETNNLINLSYISLFQKNIFLINTSRGQILNNKDLLSAILSGKIRFASLDVLANENLSSYSKEEKETLNKLIDTKKVLITPHVAGRTDESNAKIFSILIDKLSILI from the coding sequence ATGAAAAAATCAATTCTTATAACCGCAAATGCTCCTATCTTTTTTATCAATGACCTTGAACGATTAGGTTTTTCTGTTGATGTAAAAAATGATATTTCTCAAGAGGAAGCATTACAAATAATTCAAAATTACACTGCATTATTAATTAGAGGTAATATTGTTGCAAACAAAGAAATTATATTAAAAGCAAAAAAACTCAAATATATTTTACGCCCCGGATCAGGACTTGACATTGTTGATCTTCAAACAGCCAAAGAAAACAACATTAAAATAATTAATTCTCCAAAAGGAAACAGTAATTCGGTTGCAGAACATGCTGTAGGAATGTTGCTTGCAATGCTTAATAATTTCAATAATGCCTTTGAGGAAATAAAAAATAATAAATGGAATAGGAATAAAAACACAGGTATTGAAATAAAAGGGAAAACAATTGGAATTATCGGATATGGTAACACAGGAAGTGCATTTGCTCAAAAGCTTCAAAGTTTTGATACAAAAATAATTGCTTACGACAAATACAAGTCAGGATTCTCAAGTAGCTACATTCAAGAGGTTAATGAAGAACAGATTTTTAAAGAAGCAGACATAGTTAGTTACCATATTCCTCTTACTGAAGAAACAAACAATCTTATTAATTTAAGCTACATTTCATTATTTCAAAAGAATATTTTTTTAATTAATACTTCAAGAGGTCAAATATTGAATAATAAAGATTTGTTATCAGCAATCCTAAGTGGTAAAATTCGCTTTGCAAGTCTTGATGTTCTTGCAAATGAAAATTTATCAAGTTACAGCAAAGAAGAGAAAGAAACACTAAATAAATTGATTGACACAAAAAAAGTACTAATAACACCACATGTTGCAGGAAGGACAGATGAATCAAATGCTAAAATTTTCTCAATTCTTATTGATAAACTTTCTATATTAATTTGA
- a CDS encoding carboxypeptidase-like regulatory domain-containing protein, protein MIKKISLLLLAITVLFFSTNAQSSFGTLKGRVTDSETGEELPFSNVVIMQNGVQKGGASTNMDGYYIIKPIPAGTYDVVATYVGYHKVMVKGYVIGSNKISFQNIKMHLKGLKVEEIEIIVYSKPLVEKDEGSGGRLSKKEIEKAPTRSVGELVDLTAGVTGGSVKGQRTSGTVYYVDGVKVRGFTGIPQGSIQEINTMTGGIPAQYGDLVGGVVSITTRGPSQKFAGGAEIVTSEGLDPFGYNTFEGNISGPLVTKYKGTDSVTTKLGFLLSSNVNFRKDPSPTPDGVWKIKDDVYDYLLANPLSPSPNGIGFVPSAEYLTKDDMEKVNTHVGIPSFSYNVNLKLDFQPVENVNITAGGQAGHSKGHGYNYYHSLFNYENAAQQLIIRNTYRGYLRFTQRFKNKKVSKKEALSKENQKKFKISNAYYTLMVDYTKQYNYNHHEVHKDNYFDYGYVGKFESYSRPVYYYDYDTVNGHVEQANVLLGYQDTLVKFTPSDKNNFAGYTSQLFDLQEKVYNFTQIQQYGGLRNGDGPGNVYSLWANIASPATGYGIYDEDQIRVSGKASADLNNHEISFGFEYEQREQNYYGVGANSLWTAMRQSMNAHILQLDTDNPIPIYSDDGVFLDTINYNRLNDGSQSTFDKNFREYLMSKGATDVYGNPIDNLTYVNIDRYSPDEFSLDMFSADELLQQGYVGYYGFDYLGNKVNKKITIDDFLNSDERLIAPINPIYMAGYIQDKFAFKDMIFRIGLRIDRFDANQVVLKDKYSLYPSRTVSEVKIIDPDLGNFPGNIGDDYVVYVDDPFNPTEILGFRDGDYWYDATGSEVTDPNILAMETSTGTIAPYLVEDNEEELKLTKESFKDYEPQINLSPRIYFSFPISDEANFFATYDIRVQRPTSGLFTSIDDYYFMEQRGTATLNNAALKPQSITSYELGFKQAISKNSAVQLNAYYNETRDQINVRMINQAYPRTYMTYDNIDFQTTKGFSFTYDLRRSKVNNVQMLTSYTLQFSNGTGSSAASQAGLISAGQPNLRTPFPLSNDYRHVLSASIDYRYKGGKMYNGPVTKNGKKLFEYTGVNFMVSTRSGRPYSKQGNVTQAVGVGIRQSATLKGTMNGSRYPWTYNVNMKIDRDFFFMKKEKDSKKTFNRGMYLNVYVWVQNLLNIRNINYIYRYTGDPTDDGFLSSSNGIKAVEEATLSQAFYDQYSLKVNSPSNYSLPRLIRLGATLNF, encoded by the coding sequence ATGATAAAGAAAATTTCGCTTTTATTACTAGCTATTACTGTACTTTTTTTTAGTACCAATGCACAATCATCTTTTGGAACCCTAAAAGGAAGGGTAACTGATTCAGAAACCGGAGAAGAATTACCGTTCTCAAATGTGGTTATAATGCAAAATGGTGTACAAAAAGGAGGTGCATCAACAAATATGGATGGTTATTATATAATAAAACCTATCCCTGCCGGTACTTATGATGTTGTTGCAACTTATGTAGGTTATCATAAAGTTATGGTAAAAGGCTACGTAATTGGTTCCAACAAAATTTCTTTCCAAAATATTAAAATGCACCTTAAAGGGCTAAAAGTTGAGGAAATTGAAATTATTGTTTACTCCAAACCATTGGTAGAAAAAGATGAAGGAAGTGGAGGTCGTCTTTCAAAAAAAGAAATTGAAAAAGCTCCAACACGTAGTGTAGGAGAACTTGTTGACCTTACTGCTGGTGTTACAGGAGGTAGTGTAAAAGGGCAAAGAACATCAGGTACAGTTTATTATGTTGATGGTGTAAAAGTTCGTGGTTTTACAGGTATTCCTCAAGGATCAATTCAAGAAATTAACACCATGACAGGAGGTATTCCTGCTCAATACGGAGACCTTGTTGGCGGTGTTGTAAGTATTACAACAAGAGGTCCTTCACAAAAATTCGCAGGAGGTGCGGAAATTGTAACTTCCGAAGGTTTAGACCCATTTGGCTACAATACATTTGAAGGAAACATTTCAGGTCCTTTGGTTACAAAATATAAAGGAACTGACTCAGTTACTACAAAACTAGGATTTTTACTCTCCTCAAATGTTAACTTTAGAAAAGACCCAAGTCCTACACCTGATGGAGTTTGGAAAATAAAAGATGATGTTTATGATTATCTACTCGCTAATCCTTTAAGCCCTTCTCCAAATGGAATTGGCTTTGTTCCGTCAGCAGAATATCTTACAAAAGATGATATGGAAAAAGTAAATACTCATGTTGGAATTCCATCCTTTAGCTATAACGTTAACTTAAAGCTTGATTTTCAACCTGTCGAAAATGTTAATATTACTGCAGGTGGTCAAGCAGGACATTCAAAAGGACATGGATATAATTATTATCACTCATTATTTAATTATGAGAACGCTGCACAACAACTAATAATAAGAAATACATATCGCGGATACCTTAGATTTACACAAAGATTCAAAAATAAAAAAGTTTCTAAAAAAGAAGCCCTCTCAAAAGAAAATCAAAAAAAGTTTAAAATTTCAAATGCATATTATACTTTAATGGTTGATTACACAAAACAATATAATTACAATCACCATGAAGTACATAAAGACAATTATTTCGACTACGGATATGTGGGTAAATTTGAAAGTTATTCACGTCCTGTTTACTACTATGATTATGACACGGTTAACGGACATGTAGAACAAGCAAACGTATTATTAGGTTATCAGGATACACTTGTAAAATTTACACCATCAGACAAAAATAACTTTGCAGGTTATACTTCACAATTATTCGACCTTCAAGAAAAGGTTTATAATTTTACACAAATTCAACAATACGGAGGATTAAGAAACGGTGACGGACCTGGTAATGTTTATTCACTTTGGGCAAATATTGCCTCACCGGCAACAGGTTATGGAATTTATGATGAAGATCAAATAAGAGTTTCAGGAAAAGCATCAGCTGACTTAAACAATCATGAAATTTCTTTTGGTTTTGAGTACGAACAAAGAGAACAAAATTATTATGGTGTTGGTGCAAATAGCCTATGGACTGCAATGCGTCAAAGCATGAACGCTCACATTTTACAGTTAGATACTGACAATCCTATCCCTATATATTCTGACGATGGTGTATTCCTTGATACTATTAATTACAATAGATTGAATGACGGATCACAATCAACATTTGACAAAAATTTTAGAGAATATCTTATGTCAAAAGGAGCCACTGATGTTTATGGCAATCCAATTGATAATCTTACATACGTAAATATTGACAGATACTCACCTGATGAATTTTCTCTAGATATGTTTAGTGCTGATGAACTACTTCAACAAGGATATGTTGGTTATTATGGATTTGATTACTTAGGTAATAAAGTAAACAAAAAAATAACAATAGATGATTTTCTTAATAGTGATGAGAGATTAATAGCACCAATAAATCCTATTTACATGGCAGGATATATACAGGATAAATTTGCATTTAAAGACATGATTTTCCGAATTGGTTTACGTATCGACCGTTTTGATGCAAACCAAGTTGTACTTAAAGATAAATACTCTTTATACCCAAGCAGAACAGTCAGCGAGGTTAAAATTATTGATCCTGATCTTGGCAATTTTCCCGGCAACATTGGTGACGATTACGTAGTTTATGTTGACGACCCATTTAATCCTACTGAAATTTTAGGTTTCAGAGATGGTGATTACTGGTACGATGCAACAGGATCTGAAGTTACAGACCCTAACATTCTTGCTATGGAAACATCAACAGGAACGATAGCTCCTTATCTTGTGGAAGACAATGAAGAAGAATTAAAACTTACAAAAGAATCCTTTAAAGATTATGAACCGCAAATTAATTTATCACCAAGGATTTACTTTTCATTCCCGATTTCTGATGAAGCTAACTTTTTTGCAACCTACGACATTAGGGTTCAGCGACCAACTTCAGGACTTTTTACTTCCATCGATGATTATTATTTTATGGAACAAAGGGGTACTGCTACCCTTAACAATGCAGCATTAAAACCACAAAGTATAACAAGTTACGAATTAGGTTTTAAACAAGCAATAAGTAAAAATTCAGCTGTTCAGCTTAATGCATATTATAACGAAACAAGGGATCAAATAAATGTAAGAATGATCAATCAAGCATATCCAAGAACCTATATGACTTATGACAATATTGACTTCCAAACAACAAAAGGCTTTTCCTTTACTTATGACTTAAGAAGGAGTAAAGTTAATAATGTCCAAATGCTAACTAGTTATACATTGCAGTTTTCCAATGGTACAGGCTCAAGTGCTGCATCACAAGCAGGACTAATTAGTGCAGGACAACCAAACCTAAGAACACCTTTCCCATTAAGCAATGATTACAGACATGTACTTTCAGCCTCAATTGACTACAGATATAAAGGCGGTAAAATGTATAATGGTCCTGTTACAAAAAACGGTAAAAAATTATTTGAATATACAGGTGTTAACTTCATGGTTTCAACACGCTCAGGTCGTCCTTATTCAAAACAGGGTAATGTAACACAAGCTGTTGGTGTTGGTATCAGACAATCTGCTACACTAAAAGGAACTATGAACGGATCAAGGTATCCTTGGACATATAACGTAAACATGAAAATTGACAGAGACTTTTTCTTTATGAAAAAAGAAAAAGATTCTAAAAAGACTTTCAACAGAGGAATGTATCTGAATGTTTATGTTTGGGTTCAAAATCTCTTAAATATCAGAAATATAAATTACATTTATAGATATACAGGTGACCCAACTGATGATGGTTTCCTTTCTTCATCAAACGGGATAAAAGCTGTTGAGGAAGCAACACTTTCTCAAGCTTTTTACGACCAGTATAGCTTAAAAGTAAATAGCCCTAGTAATTATTCATTACCACGACTTATCAGACTTGGAGCAACACTTAACTTTTAA